In the Takifugu flavidus isolate HTHZ2018 chromosome 11, ASM371156v2, whole genome shotgun sequence genome, one interval contains:
- the LOC130533796 gene encoding SLC35A4 upstream open reading frame protein-like yields MSDDKNTLGQLKDLVELKDQLEDIQKRVEDEIQAGLPPGGSLLASPFLKGFLAGYVVARLRSSALMGVAIGTCTGMYAAQNYAVPNIENTIKDYIRNLKGGNK; encoded by the exons AATACCTTAGGTCAACTCAAGGACCTTGTGGAGTTGAAAGACCAACTAGAGGACATCCAGAAACGCGTGGAGGATGAAATCCAAGCTGGGCTTCCTCCA GGAGGCAGTCTGCTGGCTTCTCCTTTTCTGAAGGGATTTCTGGCTGGGTATGTTGTTGCAAGGCTACGATCTTCAGCATTAATGGGTGTTGCAATAGGAACATGTACAGGAATGTATGCGGCACAGAATTATGCCGTTCCCAACATTGAAAACACCATCAAAGACTATATACGCAACCTGAAGGGAGGCAACAAATAG